The window TGCATCGCAGACGCCGCCGTTTCCACCGCGGCGGCGAGGTCTCCGGACCGCACGGGCTCACCACGCGAGATGAGCGCCGTGTTGCCGGGATCCTCGTTCAGCTTGCCGAGGATCTGGCGAACGTAGTGTTCGGGATGTGGCACGGTGCGCCTCCAATACCGATGCCTGACCGTCTAGCCAGGAACGTATCGGCGGGGAGCTTCGCGCCCTATCCCTCGGGTTGACAGTCGTTCGGGCGGCGGCCGATCGCGACCGTGCAGTACCACTCGTCGGACGTCGAGGTGTGCGCCACCAGCCCGTGGGCCGACATCGCCGCGGCCGTCAGTGCGGCCTGGCTCTCGCCGGTCTCGATGAGCAGGTGCCCGCCGGGTGCGAGCCATTGCCCGGCGTGCTCGGCGACGCGGCGGTGCACCTCGACGCCGTCGAAGCCGCCGTCCAGTGCCACCAGCGGCTCGTAGTCGCGGGCCTCCGGCGGCATCATCGCGATCTCGTCGGTGGGCACGTAGGGGGCGTTGACGATCAGGACGCCGACGGCGCCGCGCAGTTCGGCCGGGAGCGCGTCGAAGAGGTCGCCCTCGTAGACCCGGCCGCTGATCGGCTCGACGTTGCGGCGCGCGCACCGCACGGCGGTGGGCTCGATGTCGGCGGCGTACAGCCGG is drawn from Micromonospora sp. Llam0 and contains these coding sequences:
- a CDS encoding putative protein N(5)-glutamine methyltransferase, with protein sequence MTTTDPTEAIVLRLRAAGCVFAEDEARLLVDAARTPDDLDVMTQRRVDGEPLEVILGWAEFCGLRIAVDPGVFVPRRRTAYLVEEAVAVTAEGAVVVDLCCGTGAIGAAVASRVPGIRLYAADIEPTAVRCARRNVEPISGRVYEGDLFDALPAELRGAVGVLIVNAPYVPTDEIAMMPPEARDYEPLVALDGGFDGVEVHRRVAEHAGQWLAPGGHLLIETGESQAALTAAAMSAHGLVAHTSTSDEWYCTVAIGRRPNDCQPEG